One Desulfovibrio aminophilus genomic window carries:
- a CDS encoding FAD-binding protein → MTGARDVLRADILVIGSGLAGLRAALAARAADPDLGVLVASPLSGPSGSSFANRNDCLGMQVPDPDDADFDAEVLRLSAPGFADPALVRLLRLEARARLDDLLGLGLDFRRASDGSLERLPGCFSTAPRAVVFSGLSRAHALFRGAAEAAGVRFLDGLAARELVSAEGRAAGARFLDRDGAERVVAARAVVLAAGGPAPLFPHAMCGPGNDGLSHGLLDRAGARVANAGFVQFFWNDAATGRFVQPGSALRPGSVLHGPRGGLSLEPGHPALAHAGERARHCPAGYGLPDAALDELLLDHADAEGLVRLTTAEGLELRLVFCAHAGNGGAVVDADGMTTVPGLFACGECATGMHGANRLGGGMVLATQVFGERAGRAAARLASGRSDPPVSAFGGLPPLSPPETPAQAERVRRGMRRHCLFGPRPGLAGFVRELEDMARASALAGSALVLALALLARA, encoded by the coding sequence GTGACCGGAGCGCGGGACGTGCTCCGGGCCGACATCCTGGTCATCGGCTCCGGCCTGGCGGGCCTGCGCGCGGCCCTGGCCGCGCGCGCGGCGGACCCCGACCTGGGCGTCCTCGTCGCCTCGCCCCTTTCCGGGCCCTCGGGCTCATCCTTCGCCAACCGCAACGATTGTCTGGGCATGCAGGTCCCGGACCCGGACGACGCGGACTTCGACGCCGAGGTCCTGCGCCTGTCCGCGCCCGGCTTCGCGGACCCGGCCCTGGTGCGCCTGCTGCGCCTGGAGGCCCGGGCGCGGCTGGACGACCTCCTCGGCCTTGGCCTGGACTTCCGCCGGGCTTCGGACGGCTCTCTCGAACGCCTGCCGGGCTGTTTCAGCACCGCGCCCAGGGCCGTGGTCTTCAGCGGCCTGTCTCGGGCCCACGCCCTGTTCCGGGGCGCGGCCGAGGCCGCCGGGGTGCGTTTCCTGGACGGGCTGGCGGCCCGGGAACTGGTGTCGGCCGAAGGTCGCGCGGCCGGGGCCCGCTTCCTGGACCGGGACGGCGCGGAACGGGTGGTGGCCGCCCGGGCCGTGGTCCTGGCCGCCGGAGGTCCGGCTCCCTTGTTCCCGCACGCCATGTGCGGCCCGGGCAACGACGGCCTGTCCCACGGACTCCTGGACCGGGCCGGGGCCCGCGTGGCCAACGCCGGATTCGTGCAGTTTTTCTGGAACGACGCCGCAACCGGCCGGTTCGTCCAGCCCGGGTCGGCGTTGCGCCCGGGCTCCGTGCTCCACGGCCCGCGCGGCGGCCTGTCCCTGGAGCCCGGACATCCGGCCCTGGCCCATGCCGGGGAGCGCGCCCGGCACTGCCCGGCGGGCTACGGGCTGCCCGACGCGGCCCTGGACGAGCTGCTCCTGGACCACGCCGACGCCGAGGGCCTGGTCCGCCTGACCACGGCGGAGGGCCTGGAACTGCGCCTGGTCTTCTGCGCCCACGCGGGCAACGGCGGGGCCGTGGTGGACGCCGACGGCATGACCACGGTTCCGGGCCTGTTCGCCTGCGGCGAGTGCGCCACGGGCATGCACGGGGCCAACCGCCTGGGCGGCGGCATGGTCCTGGCCACCCAGGTCTTCGGGGAAAGAGCGGGGCGGGCCGCCGCCCGGCTGGCCTCGGGCCGATCCGACCCGCCCGTCTCGGCGTTCGGCGGCCTGCCGCCGCTGTCGCCGCCGGAAACCCCGGCCCAGGCGGAACGGGTGCGTCGGGGCATGCGGCGGCACTGCCTGTTCGGCCCGCGTCCCGGCCTGGCCGGTTTCGTCCGGGAGCTGGAGGACATGGCCCGGGCCTCGGCCCTGGCCGGTTCGGCCCTGGTCCTGGCCCTCGCGCTTCTGGCCAGGGCGTGA
- the rplK gene encoding 50S ribosomal protein L11, whose protein sequence is MAKKITGKIKLQIPAGAANPSPPVGPALGQHGVNIMEFCKAFNAKTQDQKGMIIPVIITVYADRSFTFITKTPPASVLLLKAAKLDKGSGTPNKDKVGKVTMAQVEEIAKLKLPDLTANDVEAAKRSVMGTARSMGIEIA, encoded by the coding sequence ATGGCCAAGAAGATTACCGGCAAGATCAAACTGCAGATCCCCGCTGGCGCCGCCAATCCGTCTCCGCCGGTCGGCCCTGCCCTGGGCCAGCACGGCGTGAACATCATGGAGTTCTGCAAGGCCTTCAATGCCAAGACCCAGGACCAGAAGGGGATGATCATTCCCGTGATCATCACCGTCTACGCCGACCGCTCCTTCACCTTCATCACCAAGACCCCTCCGGCCTCGGTGCTGCTGCTGAAGGCGGCCAAGCTGGACAAGGGTTCGGGGACCCCCAACAAGGACAAGGTCGGCAAGGTGACCATGGCCCAGGTGGAGGAGATCGCCAAGCTCAAGCTGCCCGACCTCACCGCCAACGACGTCGAGGCCGCCAAGCGCAGCGTCATGGGAACCGCCCGCAGCATGGGCATTGAAATAGCCTAG
- the rplA gene encoding 50S ribosomal protein L1, whose translation MAHGKKYRKAVEGADLTQKFQVDEALKMAVTKAFAKFDETVDVAINLGVDPKYSDQMVRGAVSLPNGLGKTVRVAAFCKGDKEAEAKEAGADIAGAEDLLEKIKGGWLEFDKAVATPDMMALVGQIGRVLGPRGLMPNAKTGTVTFEIGKAVRELKAGKVEFKVDKAGVLHAPIGKVSFGPEKLLENLKALLDTVNRLKPSSAKGTYMKGMAVATTMGPGVKVDPLSIRKFLEG comes from the coding sequence ATGGCACATGGAAAGAAATACCGCAAGGCCGTCGAGGGCGCCGACCTGACGCAGAAGTTTCAGGTCGACGAGGCCCTCAAGATGGCCGTGACCAAGGCCTTCGCCAAGTTCGACGAGACAGTGGACGTGGCCATCAACCTGGGGGTCGACCCCAAGTACTCCGACCAGATGGTGCGCGGCGCCGTGAGCCTGCCCAACGGCTTGGGCAAGACCGTCCGCGTGGCCGCCTTCTGCAAGGGTGACAAGGAGGCCGAGGCCAAGGAGGCCGGAGCCGACATCGCCGGCGCCGAGGACCTTCTGGAGAAGATCAAGGGCGGCTGGCTCGAGTTCGACAAGGCCGTGGCCACCCCGGACATGATGGCCCTGGTGGGCCAGATCGGCCGGGTGCTCGGTCCCCGCGGACTGATGCCCAACGCCAAGACCGGCACCGTGACCTTCGAGATCGGCAAGGCCGTTCGCGAGCTCAAGGCCGGCAAGGTCGAGTTCAAGGTGGACAAGGCGGGCGTGCTGCACGCCCCCATCGGCAAGGTCTCCTTCGGTCCCGAGAAGCTCTTGGAGAACCTGAAGGCCCTGCTGGACACCGTCAATCGGCTCAAGCCCTCCAGCGCGAAGGGCACCTACATGAAGGGGATGGCCGTGGCCACGACCATGGGCCCCGGCGTGAAGGTGGACCCCCTGAGCATCCGCAAGTTCCTGGAAGGCTAG
- the rplJ gene encoding 50S ribosomal protein L10 — translation MNRQEKAQIIEALREKAGRASIAVVTDFKGMTVEEVTNLRVKLREAGVDYQVVKNTLARLALKDTSHVVLEQYFKENCAVALGYDDPVAMAKALSDFAKTSKKFEMRFGSLEGKFLDADGVNELAKLPSKPELLARVLGTMNAVPTNFVGLFANLLRNCLYALNAIKDKKEAAA, via the coding sequence ATGAACAGGCAAGAAAAAGCCCAGATCATTGAGGCCCTTCGCGAGAAGGCTGGTCGGGCAAGCATTGCCGTCGTCACCGACTTCAAGGGCATGACCGTGGAGGAGGTCACCAACCTCCGCGTGAAGCTCCGCGAAGCCGGCGTCGATTACCAAGTCGTCAAGAACACCCTGGCCCGGTTGGCTCTCAAGGACACGTCCCACGTTGTCCTTGAGCAGTACTTCAAGGAAAACTGCGCCGTCGCCCTGGGGTATGATGACCCCGTGGCCATGGCCAAGGCCCTGTCCGATTTCGCCAAGACGAGCAAAAAGTTCGAAATGCGTTTCGGCAGCCTTGAAGGAAAGTTTCTTGACGCGGACGGCGTAAATGAGCTTGCCAAGCTTCCGAGCAAGCCCGAACTGTTGGCGCGGGTCCTCGGCACCATGAATGCCGTGCCCACCAACTTCGTGGGCCTGTTCGCGAACCTGCTGCGCAACTGCCTCTATGCCTTGAACGCCATCAAGGACAAGAAGGAAGCCGCAGCCTAA
- a CDS encoding tRNA-dihydrouridine synthase, with product MQTLPITPDAPWLAPLAGYSDLPFRMLCRRQGAAAACTEMVSAKGLLYGGSGTDRILDTHPEDSPLVVQLFGSDPATFGPVMDRLLERGFRYFDLNSGCPVRKVLKSGSGAALMKTPDTLLAIAGVMVRAAAPGTVGVKIRLGFNVGEENFLDVARRLEDLGVGWITLHPRYARQMFMGRAHWDRLADLVRAVRLPVVASGDLLHAEDAVRCVEETGVAGLMFARGALHDPSIFARYLALRRGKPLPPADGPFLAAVVREHIRLTREFDGSPRSFRKIRSLIPRYARGLRDVRALRSRLLTCLDWEALEEAAEAIATLEPADPRQTCGDEAFPLTDPHAED from the coding sequence ATGCAGACCTTGCCCATCACTCCCGACGCGCCCTGGCTGGCGCCCCTGGCCGGATACTCCGACCTGCCCTTCCGCATGCTCTGCCGACGCCAGGGCGCGGCCGCGGCCTGCACCGAGATGGTCAGCGCCAAGGGCCTGCTCTACGGCGGCTCCGGCACCGACCGCATCCTGGACACCCACCCCGAGGACAGCCCCCTGGTGGTCCAGCTCTTCGGGTCCGATCCCGCGACATTCGGCCCGGTCATGGACCGGCTCCTGGAACGCGGCTTCCGGTACTTCGACCTCAACTCCGGCTGCCCGGTGCGCAAGGTGCTCAAGTCCGGCAGCGGCGCGGCCCTGATGAAGACCCCGGACACCCTCCTGGCCATCGCCGGGGTCATGGTCCGGGCCGCCGCGCCCGGCACCGTGGGCGTCAAGATCCGCCTGGGCTTCAACGTGGGCGAGGAAAATTTCCTGGACGTGGCCCGGCGGCTGGAGGACCTGGGCGTGGGCTGGATCACCCTGCACCCCCGCTACGCCCGCCAGATGTTCATGGGCCGGGCCCACTGGGACCGGCTGGCCGACCTGGTCCGGGCGGTGCGCCTGCCCGTGGTGGCCAGCGGCGACCTGCTCCATGCCGAGGACGCGGTCCGCTGCGTGGAGGAGACCGGCGTGGCCGGGCTCATGTTCGCCCGGGGCGCCCTGCACGATCCCTCCATCTTCGCCCGCTACCTGGCCCTGCGCCGTGGGAAACCCCTGCCGCCCGCCGACGGCCCCTTCCTGGCCGCGGTGGTGCGCGAGCACATCCGCCTGACCCGCGAGTTCGACGGCTCGCCGCGCTCCTTCCGCAAGATCCGCTCGCTCATCCCCCGCTACGCCCGGGGCCTGCGCGACGTCCGCGCCCTGCGCTCCCGGCTGCTCACCTGCCTCGACTGGGAGGCCCTGGAGGAGGCGGCCGAGGCCATCGCCACCCTGGAGCCCGCCGACCCCCGCCAGACATGCGGGGACGAGGCTTTTCCATTGACGGACCCTCATGCCGAAGACTAA
- the kdsB gene encoding 3-deoxy-manno-octulosonate cytidylyltransferase: MKTLPECYGVIPARYGSTRFPGKPLADILGRPMFWHVHRRASLCPELKRVVLATDDERILDAAGRLDVPALMTRADHASGTDRVLEAALALGVPDDAVVVNIQGDEPALAPAMLSELVAPFADPEVRVATLARVLDPEEARGPDRVKVVLDRKGNALYFSRAAIPWGEGGHLLHVGLYAFRMEALRRFAALEQTPLEVREKLEQLRLLENGIPIRVALTDRAAHAVDRPQDLDIVRNILMEQNQ, from the coding sequence ATGAAGACACTCCCCGAATGCTACGGCGTCATCCCGGCGCGCTACGGCTCCACCCGTTTTCCGGGCAAGCCCCTGGCCGACATCCTCGGGCGGCCGATGTTCTGGCACGTGCACCGGCGGGCCTCGCTCTGTCCGGAGCTGAAGCGCGTGGTCCTGGCCACGGACGACGAGCGCATCCTGGACGCGGCGGGGAGACTGGACGTGCCCGCGCTCATGACCCGGGCGGACCACGCCAGCGGCACGGACCGCGTGCTGGAGGCGGCCCTGGCCCTGGGCGTGCCCGACGACGCCGTGGTGGTCAACATCCAGGGCGACGAACCGGCCCTGGCCCCGGCCATGCTTTCGGAGCTGGTGGCGCCCTTCGCCGATCCCGAGGTGCGGGTGGCCACGTTGGCCCGGGTCCTGGACCCGGAGGAGGCCCGCGGCCCGGATCGGGTCAAGGTCGTGCTGGACAGGAAGGGGAATGCGCTTTATTTCTCCCGCGCGGCCATTCCCTGGGGCGAGGGCGGACATCTCCTGCACGTGGGCCTGTACGCCTTCCGCATGGAGGCCCTCAGGCGCTTCGCCGCCTTGGAGCAGACGCCCCTGGAGGTCCGCGAGAAGCTGGAGCAGCTGCGGCTGCTGGAAAACGGCATCCCCATCCGCGTGGCCCTGACGGACCGCGCCGCACACGCCGTGGACAGGCCCCAGGACCTGGACATCGTGCGCAACATCCTCATGGAGCAGAATCAATGA
- the carA gene encoding glutamine-hydrolyzing carbamoyl-phosphate synthase small subunit, which translates to MKAVLTLEDGARFEGASFTGHGAAEGEVIFNTGMTGYQEILTDPSYVGQMVCMTYPLIGNYGVNPEDVESSRVQCAAFIVKECCKQPSNWRSTMPLPEYLELAGVMGIEGIDTRALTRHLRLNGAQRGYMTTEDLSPEEMVAKARAIPSMEGLNLAERVTCGGSYAWDGAAPRPVDTAKGHDWTGSGPRLVVYDFGVKWNILRLLAGQGFDLLVVPACTTAAQVRDLAPDAVFLSNGPGDPAAVTTAVEAARDLIQDYPVAGICLGHQLLGLALGGTTYKLKFGHHGCNHPVLDLETGKIEISSQNHGFCVDISKLDSLKMTHKNLNDGTLEGFAHRDKPILAIQFHPEAAPGPHDSQCFMARFRDMVRRETGK; encoded by the coding sequence ATGAAAGCCGTCCTGACCCTCGAAGACGGAGCCCGTTTCGAGGGCGCTTCGTTCACCGGCCACGGCGCGGCCGAAGGCGAGGTCATCTTCAACACCGGCATGACCGGCTACCAGGAGATCCTCACCGACCCCTCCTACGTGGGCCAGATGGTCTGCATGACCTATCCGCTCATCGGCAACTACGGGGTCAACCCCGAGGACGTGGAGTCCTCCCGGGTCCAGTGCGCGGCCTTCATCGTCAAGGAGTGCTGCAAGCAGCCCAGCAACTGGCGCTCGACCATGCCCCTGCCCGAATACCTCGAACTCGCGGGCGTCATGGGCATCGAGGGCATCGACACCCGGGCCCTCACCCGTCACTTGCGCCTGAACGGGGCCCAGCGCGGCTACATGACCACCGAGGACCTTTCGCCCGAGGAGATGGTGGCCAAGGCCCGGGCCATTCCCTCCATGGAGGGCCTGAACCTGGCCGAGCGCGTCACCTGCGGCGGCTCCTACGCCTGGGACGGCGCGGCCCCCAGGCCCGTGGACACGGCCAAGGGCCACGACTGGACCGGTTCCGGCCCCCGGCTGGTGGTCTACGACTTCGGCGTGAAGTGGAACATCCTTCGGCTCCTGGCCGGGCAGGGCTTCGACCTGCTGGTGGTGCCCGCCTGCACCACGGCGGCCCAGGTGCGCGACCTGGCTCCGGACGCCGTGTTCCTCTCCAACGGCCCCGGCGACCCGGCGGCCGTGACCACGGCCGTGGAGGCCGCCCGCGACCTCATCCAGGACTATCCCGTGGCCGGAATCTGCCTCGGGCACCAGCTCCTGGGCTTGGCCTTGGGCGGGACCACCTACAAGCTCAAGTTCGGCCACCACGGCTGCAACCATCCCGTGCTCGACCTGGAGACCGGCAAGATCGAGATTTCCTCGCAGAACCACGGTTTCTGCGTGGACATCTCCAAGCTGGACTCCCTGAAGATGACGCACAAGAACCTGAACGACGGCACCCTGGAGGGCTTCGCCCACCGCGACAAGCCCATCCTCGCCATCCAGTTCCACCCGGAGGCCGCTCCGGGTCCGCACGACAGCCAGTGCTTCATGGCCCGGTTCAGGGACATGGTCCGCCGGGAGACGGGAAAGTAG
- the rplL gene encoding 50S ribosomal protein L7/L12, giving the protein MSVTKEQVVEFIANMTVLELSEFIKELEEKFGVSAAAPVAAFAAAPAAAAPAEAAEEKTEFDVILAASGDNKIGVIKVVRALTGLGLKEAKAVVDEAPKPVKEGVSKAEADEAKKQLEEAGAKVEIK; this is encoded by the coding sequence ATGTCCGTGACCAAAGAACAGGTTGTTGAGTTCATCGCCAACATGACCGTGCTCGAGCTCTCCGAGTTCATCAAGGAGCTCGAGGAGAAGTTCGGCGTTTCCGCCGCCGCTCCGGTGGCCGCCTTCGCCGCCGCTCCGGCCGCCGCCGCTCCGGCCGAGGCCGCCGAGGAGAAGACCGAGTTCGACGTCATCCTGGCCGCCTCCGGCGACAACAAGATCGGCGTCATCAAGGTCGTGCGCGCCCTCACCGGCCTGGGCCTGAAGGAAGCCAAGGCCGTGGTCGACGAGGCCCCGAAGCCGGTCAAGGAAGGCGTTTCCAAGGCTGAGGCCGACGAGGCCAAGAAGCAGCTTGAGGAGGCCGGCGCCAAGGTTGAAATTAAGTAA
- the secE gene encoding preprotein translocase subunit SecE → MAKDKTKDPAEQTQQATGLIGKIGELKTFFEESKVEIKKVVWPTRKETVTTCIAVLVLVLVMSLFLGIVDLGFSKIIEAILS, encoded by the coding sequence ATGGCCAAAGACAAGACGAAAGATCCGGCCGAACAGACCCAGCAGGCCACCGGCCTGATCGGCAAGATCGGGGAACTGAAAACGTTCTTCGAGGAGTCCAAGGTCGAGATCAAGAAGGTGGTCTGGCCGACCCGCAAGGAGACGGTCACCACCTGCATCGCGGTCCTGGTCCTTGTTCTCGTGATGTCGCTGTTCCTGGGAATCGTTGACCTGGGATTCTCCAAGATCATAGAGGCGATTTTGTCCTAG
- a CDS encoding chemotaxis protein: MKTTNILLESGTNELEIVEFYIEEASRANDGESYKGYYGVNVAKVLEIMQKPKITEMPEVSHPSVLGAFNLRSKVIPLVDLAMWLGKKRVEKEPPKVIVTEFNKVTSAFLVSGVTRIHRISWEEVEAPNRYVAALSSNSITGVVKLEGRIVFILDLEKIVAELNPSLALRLDDNVDWDTEAHYRALVADDSSMIREMMKDLLSKANFQVECCNNGKECWDRLQEFKQKCEAESRPVTDFVQVVVSDIEMPAMDGHNLTKRIKEDPLLRRLPVILFSSLITDKLRHKGDSVGADDQISKPEITQLAKRAAALIQAQA; this comes from the coding sequence GTGAAAACGACCAACATCCTCCTGGAGTCGGGGACCAACGAACTCGAAATCGTTGAGTTTTACATCGAGGAGGCCTCCAGGGCGAACGACGGCGAGTCCTACAAGGGATACTACGGCGTCAACGTCGCCAAGGTTCTGGAGATCATGCAGAAACCCAAGATCACCGAGATGCCCGAGGTATCCCATCCCTCGGTGCTCGGGGCCTTCAATCTACGTTCCAAGGTCATCCCCCTGGTGGACCTGGCCATGTGGCTGGGCAAGAAGCGCGTGGAGAAGGAACCGCCCAAGGTCATCGTCACGGAATTCAACAAGGTCACCTCGGCCTTCCTCGTCTCCGGCGTGACCCGCATCCACCGCATCAGCTGGGAGGAGGTCGAGGCCCCCAACCGCTACGTGGCGGCCCTGTCCTCCAACTCCATCACCGGCGTGGTCAAGCTCGAGGGCCGAATCGTCTTCATCCTCGACCTGGAGAAGATCGTGGCCGAGCTGAACCCCAGCCTGGCCCTGCGCCTGGACGACAACGTGGACTGGGACACCGAGGCGCACTACCGCGCCCTGGTGGCCGACGACTCGTCCATGATCCGCGAGATGATGAAGGACCTGCTGAGCAAGGCCAACTTCCAGGTGGAATGCTGCAACAACGGCAAGGAATGCTGGGACCGGCTCCAGGAGTTCAAGCAGAAATGCGAGGCCGAGAGCCGACCGGTGACGGACTTCGTGCAGGTGGTGGTTTCGGACATCGAAATGCCCGCCATGGACGGCCACAACCTGACCAAGCGCATCAAGGAGGACCCGCTCCTGCGACGGCTGCCGGTGATCCTCTTCTCCTCGCTCATCACCGACAAGCTGCGCCACAAGGGCGACTCCGTGGGCGCGGACGACCAGATCTCCAAGCCGGAGATCACCCAGCTGGCCAAGCGCGCCGCGGCCCTGATTCAGGCCCAGGCCTGA
- a CDS encoding tetratricopeptide repeat protein, with product MSTELIKARQRLAAVRTQLKQGKSMPAVQAVHDSLILILKSSLMKSEKDEFAKLLGDAVGALNADPGLRKIYPLVIQYTPGEEKALLDAIYELLQEMQNLVTEDAKKDLAELERRKMETLAQGQAKLDAQKYEEAKLLFDQLVAEFPHDTDLKADIADRFLKVGRYQDALGYLEEALRHDPNAIHLYNRIGIVLRKMQDFATAEKYYLKAQEIADNDEYLFFNIGRLYIDWKKWPEVEKAAQRALKVNPGFAEAEKMLAFARKMMGK from the coding sequence ATGTCCACGGAACTCATCAAGGCCCGCCAGCGGCTCGCCGCGGTCCGCACCCAGCTCAAACAGGGCAAGAGCATGCCCGCCGTGCAGGCCGTGCACGATTCCCTCATCCTCATCCTCAAGTCCTCGCTCATGAAGAGCGAGAAGGACGAGTTCGCCAAGCTGCTCGGCGACGCCGTGGGCGCGCTGAACGCCGACCCCGGCCTGCGCAAGATCTATCCCCTGGTGATTCAGTACACCCCGGGCGAGGAGAAGGCGCTCCTGGACGCCATCTATGAGCTGCTCCAGGAGATGCAGAACCTCGTCACCGAGGACGCCAAGAAGGACCTGGCCGAGCTGGAGCGCCGCAAGATGGAGACCCTGGCCCAGGGCCAGGCCAAGCTCGACGCCCAGAAGTACGAGGAGGCCAAGCTTCTCTTCGACCAGCTCGTGGCCGAGTTTCCGCACGACACGGACCTCAAGGCCGACATCGCCGACCGCTTCCTCAAGGTGGGCCGCTACCAGGACGCCCTGGGCTACCTGGAGGAGGCCCTGCGCCACGATCCCAACGCGATCCACCTCTACAACCGCATCGGCATCGTCCTGCGCAAGATGCAGGACTTCGCCACGGCCGAGAAGTACTACCTCAAGGCCCAGGAGATCGCGGACAACGACGAGTACCTCTTTTTCAACATCGGCCGCCTGTACATCGACTGGAAGAAGTGGCCGGAGGTGGAGAAGGCCGCCCAGCGCGCCCTGAAGGTCAATCCGGGTTTCGCCGAGGCCGAGAAGATGCTCGCCTTCGCCCGCAAGATGATGGGGAAGTGA
- the nusG gene encoding transcription termination/antitermination protein NusG, producing the protein MSDIVDSTQTEQRARWYIVHTYSGFEHRVEQTIREMMRTGQDHGQIKEVVMPTEKVVEMVKGEKRTSTRKFYPGYVMLKMVLSDESWHLIQSIPRVTGFVGGKNRPTPMRDSEAEAILAMMETRQEQPRPKFHFERGDEVRVIDGPFGGFNGVVEDVNYDKGKLRVAVSIFGRQTPVELDFVQVTKG; encoded by the coding sequence ATGAGCGACATTGTCGACAGCACACAGACCGAGCAGCGTGCCCGCTGGTATATCGTCCATACGTATTCCGGCTTCGAGCACCGCGTCGAGCAGACCATCCGCGAGATGATGCGGACCGGACAGGACCACGGCCAGATCAAGGAAGTGGTCATGCCCACCGAAAAGGTCGTGGAAATGGTCAAGGGGGAGAAGCGGACCTCCACCCGCAAGTTCTACCCCGGCTACGTCATGCTCAAGATGGTGCTGAGCGACGAGTCCTGGCACCTGATCCAGTCCATCCCCCGCGTCACGGGGTTCGTGGGCGGCAAGAACCGCCCCACGCCCATGCGCGACAGCGAGGCCGAGGCCATTCTGGCCATGATGGAGACGCGTCAGGAGCAGCCCAGGCCCAAGTTCCACTTCGAGAGAGGGGACGAGGTCCGGGTCATCGACGGGCCCTTCGGCGGGTTCAACGGCGTCGTGGAGGACGTCAACTACGACAAGGGCAAGCTGCGCGTGGCGGTGTCCATCTTCGGTCGCCAGACCCCGGTGGAGCTTGACTTCGTTCAGGTGACGAAAGGATAA
- the rpmG gene encoding 50S ribosomal protein L33, whose protein sequence is MRVNIQLQCTECKRRNYATEKNKKNTTGRLEVKKYCPWDKKHTLHRESK, encoded by the coding sequence ATGCGGGTCAACATCCAGCTGCAGTGCACCGAGTGCAAGCGGCGCAATTACGCGACCGAGAAGAACAAGAAGAACACTACCGGCCGCCTGGAAGTGAAGAAGTACTGTCCCTGGGACAAGAAGCATACTCTTCACCGGGAGTCCAAGTAG
- the tuf gene encoding elongation factor Tu, which translates to MGKAKFERSKPHVNIGTIGHIDHGKTTLTAAVTKMAALKGMGQFVAFDQIDKAPEEKERGITIATAHVEYETATRHYAHVDCPGHADYIKNMITGAAQMDGAILVVAATDGPMPQTREHILLARQVGVPSMVVFLNKCDMVDDAELLELVELEVRELLTKYGFPGDEIPIVKGSALKALESDDVNSADAKPIFELLDACDSYIPEPKREIDMPYLMPIEDVFSISGRGTVVTGRVERGIIKVGDEVAIIGIKDTIKSTCTGVEMFRKILDQGQAGDNVGVLLRGVKREDVERGQVLAKPGSITPHKRFKGEVYVLSKEEGGRHTPFFSGYRPQFYFRTTDITGVVTLEEGVEMVMPGDNATFTVELIAPIAMEKGLRFAIREGGRTVGAGVVTDILE; encoded by the coding sequence ATGGGAAAGGCTAAGTTTGAGCGGTCCAAGCCGCACGTCAACATCGGCACCATCGGTCACATCGACCACGGCAAGACCACCCTCACCGCCGCCGTCACCAAGATGGCCGCCCTGAAGGGTATGGGACAGTTCGTCGCCTTCGACCAGATCGACAAGGCGCCGGAGGAGAAGGAGCGCGGCATCACCATCGCCACCGCGCACGTGGAGTACGAGACCGCCACCCGCCACTACGCCCACGTGGACTGCCCCGGTCACGCCGACTACATCAAGAACATGATCACCGGCGCGGCTCAGATGGACGGCGCCATCCTGGTCGTGGCCGCCACCGACGGCCCCATGCCCCAGACCCGTGAGCACATCCTGCTCGCCCGTCAGGTCGGCGTGCCCAGCATGGTCGTGTTCCTGAACAAGTGCGACATGGTCGACGACGCCGAGCTCCTCGAGCTGGTCGAGCTGGAGGTCCGCGAACTGCTGACCAAGTACGGCTTCCCCGGCGACGAGATCCCGATCGTCAAGGGTTCCGCCCTGAAGGCCCTGGAGAGCGACGACGTCAACTCCGCCGACGCCAAGCCCATCTTCGAGCTGCTCGACGCCTGTGACTCCTACATTCCGGAGCCCAAGCGCGAGATCGACATGCCCTACCTGATGCCCATCGAGGACGTGTTCTCCATCTCCGGCCGCGGCACCGTGGTGACCGGTCGTGTGGAGCGCGGCATCATCAAGGTCGGCGACGAAGTCGCGATCATCGGCATCAAGGACACCATCAAGTCCACCTGCACCGGCGTGGAAATGTTCCGCAAGATCCTGGACCAGGGCCAGGCCGGCGACAACGTGGGCGTGCTCCTGCGCGGCGTGAAGCGCGAGGACGTGGAGCGCGGCCAGGTGCTGGCCAAGCCGGGCAGCATCACCCCGCACAAGAGGTTCAAGGGCGAGGTGTACGTCCTGTCCAAGGAAGAGGGCGGCCGCCACACCCCGTTCTTCTCCGGCTACCGTCCCCAGTTCTACTTCCGCACCACGGACATCACCGGCGTGGTGACCCTGGAAGAGGGCGTGGAGATGGTCATGCCCGGCGACAACGCCACCTTCACCGTTGAGCTGATCGCCCCCATCGCCATGGAAAAGGGCCTGCGCTTCGCCATCCGCGAGGGCGGCCGCACCGTCGGCGCGGGCGTCGTCACCGACATCCTGGAGTAA